The Komagataeibacter sp. FNDCR2 nucleotide sequence GGTGACATGTATATCCAGGTGGTGGTGGAAACGCCGCGGCACCTGAGCAAACAGCAACGTGAACTGCTGGAGGAGTTCGAGGGCGATGCGGCGGATCATGCCAAGGGTAGCCCCGAAAGCACGGGATTTTTCAGCAAGGTGAAAGACTTTTTCGAAGGCAAGCTGTGATCCCGTCCCGCTGGCCTTGGCTGGCATGACGGAGCGGCAGTTGAAATTGCCGATTATTCAGGTGTAGGTTCGGGACGCTATTCATGGTGAATCCCCCCAACTCGCACCATGAGTAGAGTCAGGCGGCGCGATCCCCCGGTCGCGCCGCCATTTCTATGTCTGGACTGGTGGAGAAAGCTCAATGAACGCGCAGCCATTGCGTATCGGGATCGCGGGCCTGAACGGGCGCGTCGGTCGCCTTCTGGCTGAGGAAGTGCCAGCGGGCGGTGCAGTACTCAGCGGTGGCACAACGCGCGATGGCAGCCCCGTTGCCGGTCTGGACTGTCCCGTTTACGCGGATATTGCGGTACTTGCCCGCAATTGCGATGTGGTCATTGATTTCACCCATGCGGATACGGTTGCAAGGCATGCCGATGCGATGCGTGAAACCGGCACGGCATGGGTGCTAGGCACGACCGGCCTGTCCGCCATGCAGCAGCAGGCAGTCGATGTGGCGGCCCGGACGGTTCCCGTGGTGCAGGCGGCCAATTTCTCGGCCGGTGTGACGCTGGTCACGCGGCTTGCGCGCCAGATGGGGGCGGCCCTGCCCGGCAGTGACTATGATGCCGAGATACTGGAAATGCACCACCGGCAGAAGGTGGATGCCCCATCGGGCACGGCGCTGGCCATGGGGCGCGCGGTGGCCGAGGGACGGGGCATCCGGCTGGAAGACCATATCGAAAGCGGCCGGGACGGGCATACCGGCCCCCGCGCCGATGGCGCGATCGGCTTTGCCGCCCTGCGGGGCGGGCAGATCGTGGGGGAACATTCGGTCATCTTCACGTCCGGCCATGAACAGATCACCCTGACCCATCGTTCGTTCGACCGCAGGGTCTATGCAACCGGCGCGGTACGGGCGGCCAGATGGCTGCGCGCGCGCGCGGCGGGTCTCTATACCATGGACAATGTGCTGGGGCTTGATCCCGTCACCTGAATGAACCGGCGCGTCCATATGCCGGGTGGGACGGTGGTATTTACGGAAACGGCTTGACGCTGGTTTCCGTTTCCGTCAAACGCATGCGATCGTACGTCAGGCTCCATCGGCGTTGCTCATCCTTCTCTATACGAGGCAGACAGGACCATCATGCGTAATAAAGGCGATTTTCTGTTCACATCGGAATCCGTATCCGAAGGGCATCCTGACAAGGTCGCCGACCGGATCAGCGACTCCGTTCTTGACGCATTTCTGGCAGCGGATGGTGAATCGCGCGTTGCGTGTGAAACGATGGTCACCACCAACCGCATCGTTCTTGCCGGTGAGGTGCGGGGCCCCGCTTCCGTCACGCCCGAGCAGCTCATTCAGGGCGCGCGCGACGCGGTAAAGGACATCGGCTACGACCAGGCCGGGTTCTCATGGCGCAACGCGGAAGTCGAATATTACCTGCACGCGCAGTCCGCCGACATCGCGGTGGGCGTGGACAGCGCGGGTGAGAAGGACGAAGGCGCTGGCGACCAGGGCATCATGTTCGGCTTCGCCACACGTGAGACCGAAAGCCTGATGCCCGCGCCGCTGTTTTACGCGCATGAAATCCTGCATCGCGTGCGTGACCTGCGCAAGGCAGGCGATCCGCGTGCCGCGGCCCTCCAGCCGGATGCGAAAAGCCAGGTGACCCTGCGTTATGTCGATGGCAAGCCCGTCGGCGCCACCTCGGTCGTGATTTCCACCCAGCATGTCGAAGGCGCCAGCCAGGCGACCATCCGCGAGGAACTGGGCAGCATCGTGCGTGATGTCCTGCCGCAGGGCTGGATGTGCCCCGAAGAGGAATTCTACGTCAATCCGACCGGCGTGTTCGTGATCGGTGGCCCCGACGGTGACTGCGGCCTGACGGGGCGCAAGATCATTGTGGACACCTACGGCGGCGCGGCCCCGCATGGCGGCGGCGCGTTCTCCGGCAAGGATCCGACGAAGGTTGACCGTTCGGCCGCCTATGCCTGCCGCTACCTGGCCAAGAATGTCGTGGCCGCCGGTCTGGCGGACCGCTGCACACTCCAGATTTCCTATGCCATTGGCGTGTCCCATCCGCTGTCGGTCTATGTTGACCTTGATGGCACGGGCAAGGATGTGGACGAAGCGAAGCTGGGCCGCGTGCTGCGTGAAGTCATGGACCTTACCCCCCGTGGCATCCGCAAGCACCTGCGCCTGAACCGCCCGATCTATACCCAGACCTCCGCCTATGGTCACTTTGGCCGTACGCCGGATGCGGCGAAGGACGATTTCACCTGGGAGCAGACCGATCTGGTCGATGCCCTGCGTGGCGCCTTCAACCGCTAGGATCATATCGGGATAAAGGGCGGGAAGTCATTTTCCCGCCCCATTCGGCCCTGTGGGGCCGGAGCCATCGGGGGCCTGCCATGACTGCTTGCAAAAGCCGGTCGCGGCGGCCCCTGTTGCGTTCCATCATGCCCCCGGCAGGGGTAATCATGCCATGCAGGCTATCCGCCATGGCAGCAGGAGCAGGATTTTCGGACATATGACGGCCTCCGTGGATGTAAAGGCATCTCCAGACCGGCTTTACGGGCGGCAGCGCGGCCATCCGCTGCGCGCGCGCCAGCAGCGGCTGCTGGACCAGACATTGCCACGGCTGCGTTTTGCGCAATCCGCCATCGCGGACCCGGCGGCGGGCTTTGGCCGCGCGCCAGAGCAGATCTGGCTGGAAGTCGGTTTCGGGGGTGGTGAACATTCGCTGGCCCAGCATGCCGCCAATCCCGATGTGGGCTACCTTGCCTGCGAGGTGTTCGAGAACGGGCTGTGTTCCCTGCTGTCGCGCGTGGTGCCCGAAGGGGGCGAGGAAACCGCCCCGGTGCCCGACCTGCTGCGGATATGGGACGAGGATGCGCGCATCCTGTTGCAGCGCCTGCCCGATGAATCCATCGACCGCATGTTTCTCATGTTTCCCGATCCGTGGCCCAAGTCGCGCCATGCGAAGCGACGCTTCATCCATCCTGAAACAGTCAGGCTGGCCGCGCGCATCCTCCGCCCTGGCGCCATCTGGCGCGTGGCGAGCGACGATCCGACCTATCAGGCATGGGTGGAGGAGGTCATGGGCGCACAGGATCTGTTCGACACGGCGCCGCCCGCGCGCGTCCGCCCCGAAGGCTGGCCGCCCACCCGTTACGAGGCCAAGGCGCTGAAGGCCGGGCGGCAGCCGCTGTACTGGACATTCGTGCGCCGCTGATCAGGACAGGGCCGTGCCGGTCAGCCGTTCCGCCACCTGCCATAGCCGCCGCGCGGTGGCGGGGTCGGCGGCGGCGGGCGGGATCAGCGCCTCGCCCACATCGCCCCGGCGTTCGCCCGGCCCGTCGGGGCCGTAATAGCCGCCATCGCGCGCTTCCGGCGCCATGGCCGCGAATTCAAGGGGCAGCGCGCCGTGGGCCGCGGACTGTCCCATCAGCCGGAAGGCCCATACGGCCCCCACGCGGGTCAGGCGCTCACGCAGGCCCTGTTTCGATGTCAGGCGGCTGGTGGCGATATCGGTCCGGGCCCAGCCGGGATGGGCGGCGATGGAATGGAGCGGCCAGCCGTTGGCGCGGGCCTGCCGGTCCAGTTCCAGCGCTAGAATGAGATCCGCCAGCTTGCTCTGCCCATAGGCGCGAAAGGGCGCGTACCGGCGGCGGCCCTGCAGGTCATCGAACACGATCCTGCCCGTCAGCGCGGCAAGGCTTGCCACCGTCACCACCCGGCCCCCGCCATCGGCCGCGCAGACCAGTGGGCGCAGGCGGGCGGCCAGTGCGAAGGGGCCGAGAAAATTGGTCCCGAACTGGAGTTCGAACCCGTCGCGTGTTTCCAGCCGGCGCGGAGTGCCCATGACGCCCGCGTTGTTGACCAGCACATCAAGCCGGTCCGTTTCCTGCGCCAGTTCATGGGCAAAGGCGGCGACCGAGCCCAGGCTGGCCACATCGAGCAGCCGGAAGGATGCATCCGCCCCCGGCTGGTCCTGCCGTAGCCGGGCCAGGGCGGCCTGTCCCTTCTCCGCGTTGCGGCCCGTCAGCATGACATGCGCGCCGCGCGCGGCAAGGCCAAGCGCCGTCTGGTAACCCAGCCCGCCGGTGGCGCCGGTTACAAGGGCAAGGCGGCCATCCATGCGGGGGGCCTGTTGGAGTGTCCAGTGTCTGGTCATCTGTCCGCCTGTTCTCCGGATTGGATCAGTTCCCGTTCCGCCGCCGCCTCGGCCTCGACGGTCAGACGGGCTTCATGCCGGCGCAGGAAGATGAAGGCGCATATCAGCATGATCCCGCCCCCTGCCGCGAGTGCTATTCCCACCGGGCCGGAAATGCGCAGGATCCGGTGGCCCAGATAATAGGCCGCATAGGCATATCCCGCCCCCCAGATGACGCCGCCCAGGGCGTTGAACAGCAGGAAGCCGGGCCACGGCATGTGGTTCGCCCCCGCCAGCAGGGCCACGAACATGCGCAGGATAGCGAGGAAACGCCCGAAAAGGACAATCACGCCTCCGTAACGCAGGAACAGGAAACGCCCGGTCTGCAGGCGGCGTGGCGTCAGCCCGATCCGCGCGCCCTTGCGCTCCAGCAGCGGGTAACCCAGCCAGCGCCCGATCAGGTAGCCGAAATTGTCCCCCATGATCGCGCCGAGGGTGGCCGCCGTCGCGACCCATGCGATATCCAGCCGGTGCGTGGCGGCGCAGTAGATCGCGGCGGAGATGATCAGGGTCTCGGCCGGAAGGGGCGCGCCCATGCTTTCCAGCATGACAATGACCCCGATCACGCCATATCCGTAATGCTGGAAAAGTTGTTCAAGATGCTGGAGCAGCGGACTACCTGTCAGAAAGAAAAAGGTTATGTAGGTTACGGAGCCAGACCGTGAAGCACGGTTTGCGCAATCCCGATCCCATTGTCACGCACAAATGGCAGGAGTACGAACATGATCCAGTCCACCACAGGCGATAAGGCGGGTCCGGATGTGCGCCCTTATGGCACATGGCCTTCGCCCGTCAGCGCGGGTCTTGTCGCGGGGCGGACGGTGGCGCTGTCGGATGTGCGGGTGGATGGCGGGGATATTTACTGGATCGAAGGCCGCCCGGCGGAAGGTGGCCGCCGGGTGCTGGTCCGCGCACGGGCGGATGTGGTGGCCGATGTCACCCCCGCCCCGTTTGATGTCGGCACCCGCGTGCATGAATATGGTGGCGGGGCCTATGCGGTGCGGGACGGGCGCATCGCGTTCAGCAACCGCCGCGACGGCAGCCTGTGGCTGCTGGAAAATGGCAACCCGCGCTGCCTTTGCGCCCGGGCGGGGCTGCGTTATGCCGACCTGACCTTCAGCCCCGATGGCCGCTTCCTGTTCTGCGTGCGTGAGGATCATCGCGCGGTGGATGAGGAACCCGCCGCCGCCATCGTGGTGCTGGATTGCGCCGAGGCGGGGGATCCGGCCTTCAATGACGGGGTGCCGCTGGTGATGGGACCGGATTTCCTGTCTTCACCGCGTCCCTCGCCCGATGGACGGTACCTGGCATGGATCGAGTGGGATCACCCCGCCATGCCGTGGGATGCGACCCGGCTGCGCATTGCCAGCCTGTTGTGCGAAGGCGATGACCCGCCCCGTCTTGCCGCCCCCTGGACTGCCGCGGGCGGAAAAGGGCTGGCTGAATCCGTGATCGAGCCGTGCTGGGACGCCACCGGCCGCCTGCTCGCACTCTCGGACCGGAGTGGCTGGTGGAACCTGTACGCTTTCGACACCACCTTCGGCGCACCGAAGGCGCTGGCGCCGATGCATGCCGAAATCGGCCAGCCGCACTGGGTCTTTGGCCTGCGCAGTTACGTGCCGCTGGACAATGGCGATATTCTGGCCATGGTCATCGAGGCGGGGGAAGCCAGGCTGGTCTCCATCCATGATGGCAAGGCGACGGCGGTGACCCTCGGGTCTCCCTCCGGCTGTCCCGTTCCGGTGGCGGGGGCCGGGTTCGCATGGCTCGATGCGCCATCCGACAACGCGGCGGCGGTGGTCCGCGGGCAGCCGGGGCAGACGCCCCATGTCCTGCGCCGGGCGACGGAACTGCCGCTGGGCGCGGCGGATATCGCCCTGCCCCGCCCCATCGAATTTCCCCTGCCCGGTGGTGACGGTGCCGGGCATGCGTTTTTCTATGCGCCCGCCAATGCGCGTTACATCGGACCGGCGGGTGAAAAGCCGCCGCTGGTGGTCATGGCCCATGGCGGCCCCACGGGGCGGGCCAGCGCCGCGTTTTCGTTCAAGGTGCAGTGGTGGACCAGCCGTGGCTTTGCGGTGGTGGATGTCAATTACGGCGGCTCCGTTGGCTTTGGCCGGGCCTATCGCCAGCGGCTGGAAGGCCAGTGGGGCGTGGTCGATGTGGATGACTGCATCGCCGCGTGTGACCATCTGGCACGCACCGGGCAGGTGGATCCGGCGCGCATCGTCATACGCGGCAGCAGTGCGGGGGGGCTGACGGTGCTGCTGGCGCTGGCGCGTTCGGACCTGTTCGCCGCCGGAACCAGCCTGTACGGCGTGACGGACCTGCGTGCGCTGGCCCGCGATACGCACAAATTTGAATCGCGTTATCTCGACACGCTCGTTGGCCCCTACCCGGCGGATGAGGCCACCTATCTTGCCCGTTCGCCGCTGACGCAGGTGGCGGGCATCCATGTGCCCGTCCTGTTCCTGCAGGGGCTGGATGACGCGGTGGTGCCGCCCGCGCAGGCGGAGTCGATGGTTGCAGCACTGCGGGCGCGCGGCGTGCCCTGCGCATTGTATGAGTTCGCGGGGGAAGGCCACGGCTTCCGGCAGGAAGCGACCATCCGCCGGGCATGGGAACTGGAACTGGCTTTCTACCAGCAGGTGCTGGCGCTTCCTGTCTCCCCCGCCCCCGCGGTTGACCTGGTGGCGGATGGGCAGGCTCAGGCGCTGTAAAGGTTTTTGGGCCCGCCTTGTTTTAAGAAGGCGGGCCTTTCAGGCGGTCTCTCAGTCGGATTCGTCTTCCTCGGCAATGGCGGTGTTGTCGCGTGTGGGGCGGAAGCGGCCCTGACGCAGGGCTTCCTCGATATCCTCCAGCGAAGCGCCGCGCGTTTCGGGCACCATAAAAAAGACAAACAGCACCGAGAGCAGGTTGACCCCGGCATAGAACCACATGGTCCCCCCCAGCGTGATCTTGGAGACCAGCGTCAGCGCCGTGCTGGTCACCAGCAGGTCACTGCCCCACAGCATGGCCGAATGCAGGCTGGTGGCGTTGCCGCGCATGGATAGCGGGAACATTTCCGCGCCCAGCAGCCAGCCGACAACCTGGATGCCCCCGGCGTTGAACACCATGAACAGCAGCATGAACGCGATGATGAGCCAGCTTCCGGCACTGCCGGGCTGCGGGTGGATGAGGAACATGATCCCGAGCCCGATCAGGCTGATAACGCTGCCCGGCCCCATGACCAGGACCAGACGGCGGCGGCCGATCCGGTCCACGATGTTCGAGCCCAGAATGGTCATGACCAGATAGATGATCGCGATGCCGATACTGGCCATGAGCGCGGACGAACTGCCAAACCCCGCATCCGACAGGAAGGTCGGCGCGTAGTAGATCATCATCTCCAGCCCGCCCGCCTGCGTGAAGAAGGCGACGCCAAG carries:
- the metK gene encoding methionine adenosyltransferase produces the protein MRNKGDFLFTSESVSEGHPDKVADRISDSVLDAFLAADGESRVACETMVTTNRIVLAGEVRGPASVTPEQLIQGARDAVKDIGYDQAGFSWRNAEVEYYLHAQSADIAVGVDSAGEKDEGAGDQGIMFGFATRETESLMPAPLFYAHEILHRVRDLRKAGDPRAAALQPDAKSQVTLRYVDGKPVGATSVVISTQHVEGASQATIREELGSIVRDVLPQGWMCPEEEFYVNPTGVFVIGGPDGDCGLTGRKIIVDTYGGAAPHGGGAFSGKDPTKVDRSAAYACRYLAKNVVAAGLADRCTLQISYAIGVSHPLSVYVDLDGTGKDVDEAKLGRVLREVMDLTPRGIRKHLRLNRPIYTQTSAYGHFGRTPDAAKDDFTWEQTDLVDALRGAFNR
- a CDS encoding prolyl oligopeptidase family serine peptidase, which translates into the protein MIQSTTGDKAGPDVRPYGTWPSPVSAGLVAGRTVALSDVRVDGGDIYWIEGRPAEGGRRVLVRARADVVADVTPAPFDVGTRVHEYGGGAYAVRDGRIAFSNRRDGSLWLLENGNPRCLCARAGLRYADLTFSPDGRFLFCVREDHRAVDEEPAAAIVVLDCAEAGDPAFNDGVPLVMGPDFLSSPRPSPDGRYLAWIEWDHPAMPWDATRLRIASLLCEGDDPPRLAAPWTAAGGKGLAESVIEPCWDATGRLLALSDRSGWWNLYAFDTTFGAPKALAPMHAEIGQPHWVFGLRSYVPLDNGDILAMVIEAGEARLVSIHDGKATAVTLGSPSGCPVPVAGAGFAWLDAPSDNAAAVVRGQPGQTPHVLRRATELPLGAADIALPRPIEFPLPGGDGAGHAFFYAPANARYIGPAGEKPPLVVMAHGGPTGRASAAFSFKVQWWTSRGFAVVDVNYGGSVGFGRAYRQRLEGQWGVVDVDDCIAACDHLARTGQVDPARIVIRGSSAGGLTVLLALARSDLFAAGTSLYGVTDLRALARDTHKFESRYLDTLVGPYPADEATYLARSPLTQVAGIHVPVLFLQGLDDAVVPPAQAESMVAALRARGVPCALYEFAGEGHGFRQEATIRRAWELELAFYQQVLALPVSPAPAVDLVADGQAQAL
- a CDS encoding SDR family oxidoreductase — translated: MTRHWTLQQAPRMDGRLALVTGATGGLGYQTALGLAARGAHVMLTGRNAEKGQAALARLRQDQPGADASFRLLDVASLGSVAAFAHELAQETDRLDVLVNNAGVMGTPRRLETRDGFELQFGTNFLGPFALAARLRPLVCAADGGGRVVTVASLAALTGRIVFDDLQGRRRYAPFRAYGQSKLADLILALELDRQARANGWPLHSIAAHPGWARTDIATSRLTSKQGLRERLTRVGAVWAFRLMGQSAAHGALPLEFAAMAPEARDGGYYGPDGPGERRGDVGEALIPPAAADPATARRLWQVAERLTGTALS
- the dapB gene encoding 4-hydroxy-tetrahydrodipicolinate reductase; its protein translation is MNAQPLRIGIAGLNGRVGRLLAEEVPAGGAVLSGGTTRDGSPVAGLDCPVYADIAVLARNCDVVIDFTHADTVARHADAMRETGTAWVLGTTGLSAMQQQAVDVAARTVPVVQAANFSAGVTLVTRLARQMGAALPGSDYDAEILEMHHRQKVDAPSGTALAMGRAVAEGRGIRLEDHIESGRDGHTGPRADGAIGFAALRGGQIVGEHSVIFTSGHEQITLTHRSFDRRVYATGAVRAARWLRARAAGLYTMDNVLGLDPVT
- a CDS encoding DedA family protein: MIGVIVMLESMGAPLPAETLIISAAIYCAATHRLDIAWVATAATLGAIMGDNFGYLIGRWLGYPLLERKGARIGLTPRRLQTGRFLFLRYGGVIVLFGRFLAILRMFVALLAGANHMPWPGFLLFNALGGVIWGAGYAYAAYYLGHRILRISGPVGIALAAGGGIMLICAFIFLRRHEARLTVEAEAAAERELIQSGEQADR
- a CDS encoding tRNA (guanosine(46)-N(7))-methyltransferase TrmB translates to MTASVDVKASPDRLYGRQRGHPLRARQQRLLDQTLPRLRFAQSAIADPAAGFGRAPEQIWLEVGFGGGEHSLAQHAANPDVGYLACEVFENGLCSLLSRVVPEGGEETAPVPDLLRIWDEDARILLQRLPDESIDRMFLMFPDPWPKSRHAKRRFIHPETVRLAARILRPGAIWRVASDDPTYQAWVEEVMGAQDLFDTAPPARVRPEGWPPTRYEAKALKAGRQPLYWTFVRR